DNA from Vanessa tameamea isolate UH-Manoa-2023 chromosome 19, ilVanTame1 primary haplotype, whole genome shotgun sequence:
ttaattactatcaaATGACCGACATGAGTTCTCTTGTCTTGActcttacaattttattataaaaatatatattatacgaattgCGTGCTActtatttttaccttttatttcGAAACACAGCACACTATTGCCAACTACACAGAGCTATCAGCTCAAAGAATGAAGAACGCATTGATTTATAAGTTAAGACTGCCTGGGTATTTACTACCCACTGATCATAATttgtaccaccaaacagcaatacttagcattgttgtatttcggtttaaGGGGtaagtaactacagacacaatggACAAAACATCTCAGCTCCCAAGATGGTGGCTCAATGTTTTACgaggaatgataaatattttttacaatagcaatgtttatgggcagATGTGGTGACATCAGGTGGTCCAATTTGGCAATTGCTAATCGGCCGCCCTAAATGACATAAGTCGATAAGGGCATTTATCCTGCTCGTGCATATTGTTATACCAATTATAAATGTTGAAGGTGATGTACTCCAACAATGTCTTGTAACTACTTAGTTATTAACTTTATAGTTAGTGGCTAACCTCCATGTTACAGTTCATGGTAAATGTTGAAGATGATGTACTCCAACAATGTCttgtaaatagttattaacTTTATAGTTAGTGGCTAGCCTCCATGTTACGGTTCATGGCAAGTCATCAAAcgttttaaagtatattaatctaAACAAATATCGGTtaccaaaatataaattcttgaataataatttttcaagtCGCTGATATCGATCGATATTCAGATAAAAAACTTTTAGTAGATACTCAAATTTATTTGACAGTCATTCGATATTACATGATATCAGAAAATTATCTATCACTAGCTGCTCCGCACGGTTTCACTAGCGTTAAACGTAGCTCTGCccattttaagatattatgtaggtatatgtatataataaaaaataaataccttggTATTACGCATTGCGCTAAAATGAAAGAGCTTAAGAGCATAAGGAAAACATTGTCTCCAGCCTATTTACGTGgtacacttgtttttttttttttttttaatatttatggaaaGGTTTTGAACTGCATTTGTGCCTTTCAAGGTTTCATATGGTACTCAGCTAGTTTCTGCAATTTGTTGCGCCAAAAAGTAAAGAAACTGTAGATGACCTTTAGTTTCTGTTGCGAGTTCCAttactttcaaattattaaaattgttttatattaaaactacacatttattaatttattaatagtccATTGGCAGCTAGAATATATTAACCGACAGCCTCTTTGGCTgcatataaggccgcagatcctgCGGTCCTGGGATAAAAACCATGATCGAGccgaaaaacatttttttggattttctatagcaacatttttattgacagccgagtctggaagttggaagtgtacaCTCTCGTCTCTCGGAGCACTTAAAGCCGTTGATCCAGCGCTTGAACTCTTTCAGGTCGTGTCGGATATGCTGTCCTATCTAATATGCGAGTAAGGAaacagagagtgcacctgtgtttgctcaCACACTGTGCACTATAATGTGCTTTGGGTCTCTGTCATATTTTTTGGTAGAAAGGTAAAGGAAGGTGAAATTGAAATAAGAAGTTGATCCGTGATCGTGTTTCAGTGAGATAACACAAGTCTGACGATCTAGACGTATCAAcataagtatgtatttttaaatgcatttatacGATTTTATACTACATAACTTATATCAATACGATAATATCACGAATCGCTTAATCGGATAGTTTATTAATACTACAACTCTATTGATATTACaagtcattaataataattaataatttgatattaatatacgaTTTGATATCGATAACACTAAAAAGAACACGTGCTTTATCTATTGACACAAacatattattgattttgatatatcgGTTTGAAGTTGATAGACTTCGACAGATAACCATGgaatctaatatataatattttaaggagaaggtttgtacACTATCGACTGTTTTGTAAAACACCTCTAAATGCCACAGCGGCATATTATACCGTTTAACCGTTCGTTCTGACTTCTGGCAGTAATATATATACCAATGTCAGAAATCAAGAACTCTTGGCTTTACAAAGCCAAGAATTCCGATACAGGTAGAACAACGATCGCACTTGACAAACTACAGACTAGAGATGAAACGGATATCCGGTAACTATCCGGTATCCGGCCTATCCGGCCGCCTTAATACTATCCGGCCGAATACCGGGTAGCTACTTTTCGAATACCGGATAGACATCcagctgaataaaaaaaactggataaaagaaacatatttttgagtaattctTTAGTTAGTCTTAGTATcgcttaacttaaatataactagttttagttgtaaatttttaatcatacaATAGTAAGTTAATGTGATACAAAGAAATGAATGAATTAGTACTCATACCGCACTGAGGGCAAATTATggtgaataaatactaatttctcTGCATTGAGAGGTAACAGGCGGTTGCGTTTCTCTTCATAAATAAGGCCAGCTTCAGAAAAAAGTCTCGTTATACAACCTGCTGCAAGGTGCAGAAAGGTAGATTTTGGcaaactttgttaaatttggGTATTGTTTGGCATTAGAATAAGGGTCGCAATTGCGATCGGCTAAGTTTCGCCGGATACCCGGGGAAACTTATCCTGCCACATGGTCGGCCGAATATCCGGTATCCGGTATCCGGCCAAACTGCTATCCGTTTCATCTCTACTACAGACTAGATTTGACCACTTTGCTTCAGTCcaaattttattcctttttaaaatagtaCCTATTGGATAGAGATGCTCGGATTTAATCTCGAGTTTCAACACAGGACCGATCAAGAACAATAACAGGGAATACTAACTACCTCATTTTAAATCTGAGAATAATTGAGAACGACGCCAAGTTCTTGCCCGATCTTCCCGCTAGAGGTGGCTTTCCGGAACGGTGGTAGAATTAACATACCAACGAGCCAAAAACGCTTTATCtcaaagtttatttgaaaaaaaaaaaccatttgatTTTAGATTTGTCTCAAACATAAGCACACATGCACTCTCTGTTACCTAGTCGCATCTGGAAATAATTCCGGCTCAGAACGAACTTTGCGCGATTTATACGGGAGATTATTGCATATAATACCATCTTCCAGAATCAGAGCCACTACTGACAATTTATCAACAGAAACACCCGTTACGTATACTTAGCCCTGTCGAGGGGATTGATCTAGCACCTCGGTATCAGCGGACTTATGTGCCTAGTCACTCGAAAATGAtgcataaaactaataattcaaatttaaatcaaatatactcataatttattttacatacactTTCAATGAAGAATAAACGAGTAACCTTACTTAGTAATTACTGAATTGCaaagtattacataaattaatatacgtagctacatatatttaataaattaaattaatttgtatattctgCATCTAAATCGAcgaatactaattatttattacctagCCGCCCGTAAGCACGTGAAAAGTTTGTTTTTCCCGAAGCAATTTTTAAGGGATACGTCCATTAGCGCGTTTTGGAGATATAATGGACACCTATACCATAGTGGCAAACGTCATGACACTCTCTAAAGCCACCGTGTGGATGTGTGCGTGCCGTGTATACTATATTCTTTGCTTGACTGTGTTTCTTTATGTgataggtggtcaccaccgcccatagatattggcgctttaagaaatattagccattccttacagtaccaatgtattAACGTTTGGCGATCGATTATATGTTGAGCGGATGGTACCTAGCCCGATGGATTtaacaaagtcctaccaccaagtaaaatgcaGTACCACAGTGATTGTGTACTGCACACGcagctaaaatatatttattttattaacgaaaccAACTTCTTTAATGCGTTCATTCAACAATTTCTCTAAATCTACTAGTtcaaaatgcaaaataaaaacagcttatttactaaatagtttGATGCCGAAAAGCATATTGGACATAATaagaattaactttttttactaactatatattttatatgtatgtaaatgaatgacaaaaacactataaaaacaattagaataatattacgTCAATGGATATGAATTAGTATAGTGACCGTTTGTGACCTTATTCAATTGTGCCTTAAGTaacacgtataaaatatatttaaacgaaatgtACTACATTGACCTGAACGCCGAATAAAGAAAGAATTCTATATTCGAAAAACGATTCAATTTGCTAAGGGgtacaattgtttaattaaagcgTACATATCATACCTATAATAAGATAGATTACCGAATAAAATTAGCGAAAATGAAACTTGGTTCATTGAAACAGGATCAAGGAAAGCAAACTCACCGGAAATATGCGGCGCAAAGACCGCAACCCAATTGAGACCGCTCTGTTTCAGCTCGTCGTACATTCGCTTGTGGTCTTTCGTGATATCAACAAACTGACGCGGAATTTTCTCCGGCTCGAAGAACAAGAACCCCGATATACAAGCTGTCACAGTTTTGACATACTTCGCTCTCATCGCTTCGATGATGTTCTTAGTGCCCTCGGACATGTCTGATGTCGGCTCTAAGTTTTCACGAGTTCCGAGGGCGATGATGACTCCATCTGTTCCTTCGACGGCCTGATTCACCGAGTCCGGTTCCAGAACGTCACCTTTGAATACTTCTACCTTGCTTTTTAAATCTTCTGGAAGTTTCGATGGATCGCGAACGAAGGCTCGTACGCTGATACCTGGATTCAATTGTATCTGTTTTAGTCTTGTTACAAACCAATTATTACTAATACTTTATATGAATTACTAATACGTAATACTATGGCAACTTCGTCATCGCCCGTCCGCgaacaaaattgaaaatttgagtTGGGTTACTGAATGATACACATAGTTAGGACACATCACGGTTGTAGATATTCTAATGATTTCACGATTATTATTTCTCTTTTCGTAACATGTTCTTTCATTTAAgaactttatactttttatacaaaGGAGGTTAAATTCAtccacatatataaaaatatatcattgtacATGAGATATAATTAGCACTTCGCAAAAACTTTTAACAAAGATTCGATACCGAGATGTTTATGCGACTAGTTTTTATTAGCTGGACTTAGGCAATGGTCAAAATTGTGTTCcaaagcatatattttttagaaaaatttgatacaaattattgaagttatatttcttttggCGCGTAATGAAATTTGATGAGAATGGTTTTTATGATGCGCACGAACACGGTAACATGAAAACATTCTTAATTACAATTCTCGCTATATCGCCAATTAAATGTTAAGTCACTCGAAATAGACAATTTAACACACAATCTTATTTGACAatgcttattttattacaaatttaaattgtgagtGAATGTTGTTGCGgtgataaaagaaataaatatatttagaagtaGATTATtactactttattataatatatgctcTGCATGCAAatagaaacatattttgattGCACCAAAGTAGTAGAACTTCTCACGACATGTATATGACATGAGTAGactcttctttttttaaattttgttattacataaGACTCCACTAAATTCTCTGGAAATTATCCAAGAACAATTTTTATACAGCCCAATTATTTATTAGCCAAAAAATATcactgttattatattattgcccATCGATCAAACAAATGGTGTTAAGTATATTTACCATACAGCATTGTTAAGGCTTGTTAGAGA
Protein-coding regions in this window:
- the LOC113402800 gene encoding flavin reductase (NADPH); amino-acid sequence: MKKVVIFGSTGTTGLCAVQAALKKGISVRAFVRDPSKLPEDLKSKVEVFKGDVLEPDSVNQAVEGTDGVIIALGTRENLEPTSDMSEGTKNIIEAMRAKYVKTVTACISGFLFFEPEKIPRQFVDITKDHKRMYDELKQSGLNWVAVFAPHISEDPSRDIIIEINPEKSPGRCISKHDLGKFLVDGLTEEKYFKTVIGLCNVPAQ